Proteins encoded together in one Rhea pennata isolate bPtePen1 chromosome 27, bPtePen1.pri, whole genome shotgun sequence window:
- the RPS15 gene encoding small ribosomal subunit protein uS19 — protein sequence MAEVEQKKKRTFRKFTYRGVDLDQLLDMSYEQLMQLYSARQRRRLNRGLRRKQHSLLKRLRKAKKEAPPMEKPEVVKTHLRDMIILPEMVGSMVGVYNGKTFNQVEIKPEMIGHYLGEFSITYKPVKHGRPGIGATHSSRFIPLK from the exons ATG GCGGAAGTGGAGCAGAAGAAGAAACGAACTTTCCGCAAGTTCACGTACCGCGGGGTGGACCTGGACCAGCTCCTCGACATGTCCTA cgAGCAGCTGATGCAGCTGTACAGCGCACGCCAGCGCCGGCGTCTCAACCGGGGCCTGCGCCGCAAGCAGCACTCCTTGCTGAAGCGCTTGCGCAAAGCCAAGAAGGAGGCACCTCCCATGGAGAAGCCAGAGGTGGTGAAGACCCACTTGCGTGACATGATCATCCTCCCTGAGATGGTGGGCAGCATGGTCGGGGTGTACAACGGCAAGACCTTCAACCAGGTGGAGATCAAG CCTGAAATGATCGGTCACTACCTGGGAGAGTTTTCCATCACTTACAAGCCAGTGAAGCACGGCCGACCTGGTATTGGTGCCACTCACTCTTCCAGATTCATTCCTCTAAAATAG